The Zavarzinella sp. sequence TTACGCTGATTCAGACAAGTTGTTGGTAGATTGTAGCTGCGGCCAAGTGGGGGTCGTCGGCAGCAATAATTGCCGAACTTACTGCAACACGCTGGGCACCCACTTCTCGAACCTGGGCCACATTTGCTGCATTTATCCCACCAATTGCAAAAACTGGTACCGAAGACCGCTGGCAGGCATATTTCAAGTATTCCAAACCGGCGAATTCTTCGAAAGTTTTCGTGGTGCTTTGAAAAATGGGCCCCGCCCCAACATAGGTTGCGCCAGCAGCCAGTGCATGTTCTAACTGTTCCGGATTGTGGGTGCTGATGCCGATAATTGCCCTCGGCCCCAATATCTTACGGGCATCAGCAACGGACAGGTCATCCTGCCCTAAATGAACTCCATCCGCACCGCACAGTAACGCGATATCAGGCCGATCATTCATGATCATTAACGCCCCAGCCTCGTGCGTCCATTTTCTCACCTGTTTCGCACGTGCGAGCAATTGCTGATCGGTGAGATTTTTCTCACGAAGTTGAAAAATTTGGCAACCACCTGCGGCAGCGTGCTTGATCGTCCAATCAATTGCAGCCAAACACAATGAGCCTGTGATTAACGTATACAAATAGGCATTTTCCAATCTGCTTTGGGCATCCTGTGCGACAAAAATCCACTTTTCCAACGTATATACACGATATCGAATCCGCTCAAACTCTCTACTTAGATGTGGGTCTACCATTTTGGAGTATTCTTCCAGGCTACGAAGAGCCTCCTGCACTCGCTTGCAGTTAATGAGAGAGTTTTCATAAAGTGAAGCTCGCACCATTTCCGTTGGTACAGAAATACTGGTTCCCACATCGCCCAGGGTATCGCGGGTTTGCAGCACCATCGACAATGGGAAGTGATTCACAGCCTGCGAAAACTGGTGGCGGATTTCTTTCAATTCTGATGAAATTCGGGAATGATTCTGCACAAAACGTGCGTAATCTTCAATCACGCGCAAACCTTCGCGCACCCGATTAGTTGATACGTCAATAATCCGCCACAACGATGACTCTTCTGCCGTGGGCAACACATTGAGATCTTCTGAAATGATGATTGGTTCGGGCCCAGAAATATGCAGCATTCTACTGACATCGACACTATTATCATTAAACAATTGTTGCAATATTCTACTGGTAGCCAGGGTTCCAATCAGCAACAATTCGGTGGTTAAGTTTTCTTCAATACGCTCAGGAAAGAGCAGTTTCACCTCTGAAAGCACTTTAGAAATCTTGAAATCGTCAGAAGAAGACAGTGCAAGCATTGCAGAGTTGATCTGCGGAAGTTGCCCACCATGTTCGCGAATTACTTCTGCAGCTCGCCCTTCATCATCTGCCAGGAGTTGCAACAGCAAGTGATGGTTCTGGATAATTCCGTCTACAGATGCCGCTTTTGCTAATTCCATTGCCCGCTCCACAGCGGGGCTAAACTCTTCTAACATGGTGCCGCTCATTGTTCTATTACCATGTTGTTTTATGGTGAACCGTTTCTGCTGGAATGGTGACTAGTTTACCTAGCCCTCAAAGTTTGCCTGATCCGTTTAACTGCTACGATGGGCGGTTTCGGTAGATTCCAAACTACTTTTTCATTGGGAAAAGCTGGCAAGTTGGCTGATTGGGGTAGTAGTTGCCGATAGAGAAGTTTGTGGGATTTACCCCACGTGGGACTGAATGCGGTGCGTGGAGACTGACACAATGGATAAGTACAGTTCGATCAAGAAAATTGGGTGCTTATTGATCGTAAGTGCTTACTGTTCAGTTGCTTATGGCCAATTGCCAGCACCAGTTGTTGAACCACCTCCCGTGGTTCCAACAATTCCAGGTGTTCCACCGGCTGTCGAAGTCCCACGTGGGGTGGAACGTTTTGCTCTTGCGGATGCGATTCGCGTCGGGGTCAGCCGACACCCACAAATCAGGGCAATGAATGCCAGCTATAATGCTGCACTGACAAAGCACTACGGGCTGGAAGAATCTGCCTCCCGCGGGGCCTTCCTGCTACCTGATATGAAATATCGCAAAACCCAAAGTGAAATGGCACTGCTGGCTGCTCAGGCAGAATTACGGCAGGCAGAATTCGAAGTAACTTTCGGAGTGATTCGTTCTTACTACACCGTGGTTTACGCCAAGCAACAGGCAAAAGTTGCCGCCGACCTGGTGGAACAACTGGAAGTTTACCTGGAACAGGTTCGCAAAATTGTCAACAGTAAGAATGGTGGTATCCGCGGTATTACCAAAGATACGGAAGACAAACTGGTGATCATTATTTCCGAAGCCAAAGGCAAATATTTCGATGCGGTTACAGGGGTGAAGAAATCTCAGGCACTACTTCGCGAAGCAATGGGCTACGGCAACGAAATTGCTGTTGATGCAGCAGATGAATTGCTTCCAGCAGTGGAAGCGGACCTGACCAAAGAGGTCATTCTTGGCCACGCACTCAATCGGCGTGGAGAAATTGTCCTCAGTCGCATCGGTGCGGATGTGAGTCGGCTGGAAATCTGTGCCCAGTGGTCGCGAAGACTCAGTATTTACATGACCACGTATGCGAACGCCGGGGACATTCATGCCCGTTCCGTCCCGCTGACAACGCGCGATCCAGAATACAAACCAGGTGGCTTTAATCCGGAAATGCCCGACCGCTTAATTGGCAGTCGAGAAACCAGAACCAATACTGCCAAGTTTTATGCCGATCGGGCACAGGCTGTGGCAGACCAGGCAAAAAATCTGATTATTCTGGAAACTGATGTCGCCTTTACACGGTGGGAAGATGCCAATAAGAAAGTCGCACTCTTCAAAGATGCCAGTAAAGCCGCCAAAGAAATGATTTCCCGGCAACGGGAAGCAGCTGGTGGTACGCTGACTAAAGAAGATCTGCTGACCAATGAAATTGCAGCCACCAAGGCATTTGCTTCCTACAACGAAGCACTTTTCGAACAGATAATTGCCTTGGCAAACCTGGAACGGGTAACTTCCGGCGGGGTAAGCATCAACTTCCCAGGCCGATAAGACAAAATGTCTTGCGACAATCGCCCACAATTAGAAAAAATTTACGGTGCTGGTGGCCGCATTCCACGCAGATCAAAGGATTGTCATGCGTTCTCTCATAGTATTTTCATGTTTATTGTTGGTGGCACCAGGCACAGTGGTATGTGCAGAACGGGTCAATGTGGGGATACCTGCTTCCGTTTTCAAAGACATTCCTAAACCTTTGCTGTCATTCGC is a genomic window containing:
- a CDS encoding thiamine phosphate synthase yields the protein MLEEFSPAVERAMELAKAASVDGIIQNHHLLLQLLADDEGRAAEVIREHGGQLPQINSAMLALSSSDDFKISKVLSEVKLLFPERIEENLTTELLLIGTLATSRILQQLFNDNSVDVSRMLHISGPEPIIISEDLNVLPTAEESSLWRIIDVSTNRVREGLRVIEDYARFVQNHSRISSELKEIRHQFSQAVNHFPLSMVLQTRDTLGDVGTSISVPTEMVRASLYENSLINCKRVQEALRSLEEYSKMVDPHLSREFERIRYRVYTLEKWIFVAQDAQSRLENAYLYTLITGSLCLAAIDWTIKHAAAGGCQIFQLREKNLTDQQLLARAKQVRKWTHEAGALMIMNDRPDIALLCGADGVHLGQDDLSVADARKILGPRAIIGISTHNPEQLEHALAAGATYVGAGPIFQSTTKTFEEFAGLEYLKYACQRSSVPVFAIGGINAANVAQVREVGAQRVAVSSAIIAADDPHLAAATIYQQLV
- a CDS encoding TolC family protein, producing the protein MDKYSSIKKIGCLLIVSAYCSVAYGQLPAPVVEPPPVVPTIPGVPPAVEVPRGVERFALADAIRVGVSRHPQIRAMNASYNAALTKHYGLEESASRGAFLLPDMKYRKTQSEMALLAAQAELRQAEFEVTFGVIRSYYTVVYAKQQAKVAADLVEQLEVYLEQVRKIVNSKNGGIRGITKDTEDKLVIIISEAKGKYFDAVTGVKKSQALLREAMGYGNEIAVDAADELLPAVEADLTKEVILGHALNRRGEIVLSRIGADVSRLEICAQWSRRLSIYMTTYANAGDIHARSVPLTTRDPEYKPGGFNPEMPDRLIGSRETRTNTAKFYADRAQAVADQAKNLIILETDVAFTRWEDANKKVALFKDASKAAKEMISRQREAAGGTLTKEDLLTNEIAATKAFASYNEALFEQIIALANLERVTSGGVSINFPGR